The proteins below come from a single Candidatus Hydrogenedentota bacterium genomic window:
- a CDS encoding c-type cytochrome has protein sequence MSEEKIKSLDHRHKWALLAVSLATLALLAASALSENVFAPWRMVRAKYAATLESKADDEQGRLLAAGFKNEIVQNVVPELNVVDRCVTCHPGLDDPRMADEPQPYRTHPGDYLEHHPPERYGCTICHQGQGRATVLADAKASDVHWDYPLLPGEFAQSSCAMCHAPDQLGESAPLAARGYALFVENGCFGCHKVGGVGGAMGPVLDRVGVKKKAAYPFAHIEGERTIANWHVEHLLDPQKIVPDTTMKNFNFSREDAVAITNYILSLRGLEIPMSYIPRDRIAWEYNKTFRPTLTGRDLYGRYCSACHQDGMASHFDPVLGRHIPTVRNPAFLAFATDDFLRQTIERGRPGRDMPAWGETAGGLRADEIDNLVAYLREGAPLSPDYDETYRAAGDAGRGGLLFERNCSGCHGDHGEGLKAPSLANTVFQETASDAYLQATIKHGRHGTAMAGFGQDSPSFSALTDREVGDLVMFIRALKR, from the coding sequence ATGTCGGAAGAAAAAATCAAATCCCTTGACCACAGGCACAAATGGGCGCTGCTGGCGGTGAGCCTGGCCACGCTGGCGCTGCTGGCGGCGTCCGCCCTGAGCGAGAACGTGTTCGCCCCCTGGCGCATGGTGCGGGCCAAGTACGCCGCCACGCTCGAGTCCAAGGCGGACGACGAGCAGGGGCGGCTGTTGGCGGCGGGGTTCAAGAACGAGATTGTCCAGAATGTCGTGCCCGAGCTGAACGTGGTGGACCGCTGCGTCACCTGCCATCCGGGCCTGGACGATCCGCGCATGGCCGACGAGCCGCAGCCGTACCGCACGCATCCGGGCGACTATCTTGAGCATCACCCCCCCGAGCGCTACGGGTGCACCATCTGCCACCAGGGGCAGGGGCGCGCCACCGTGCTCGCCGACGCGAAGGCCTCGGATGTCCACTGGGACTATCCGCTGCTGCCCGGCGAGTTTGCGCAGTCAAGTTGCGCCATGTGCCACGCGCCCGACCAGCTCGGCGAGAGCGCCCCGCTGGCGGCGAGGGGATACGCGCTCTTTGTGGAGAACGGCTGCTTCGGCTGCCACAAAGTCGGCGGGGTCGGCGGGGCCATGGGTCCGGTGCTGGACCGCGTGGGGGTGAAGAAGAAGGCGGCGTACCCGTTCGCCCACATCGAGGGCGAGCGCACCATCGCCAACTGGCATGTCGAGCACCTGCTTGACCCCCAGAAGATAGTCCCGGACACGACGATGAAAAACTTCAACTTCTCCCGGGAGGACGCGGTGGCGATCACCAACTACATCCTTTCCCTGCGCGGCCTGGAGATACCCATGAGCTACATCCCCAGGGACCGCATCGCGTGGGAGTACAACAAGACCTTCCGCCCGACCCTCACCGGCAGGGACCTTTACGGGCGCTACTGCTCGGCCTGCCACCAGGACGGCATGGCCTCCCATTTTGATCCGGTGCTGGGCCGCCACATACCCACGGTGAGAAACCCCGCCTTTCTGGCGTTCGCGACGGACGACTTTCTGCGGCAAACCATCGAGCGGGGCCGTCCGGGGCGGGACATGCCCGCATGGGGCGAAACGGCGGGCGGGCTGCGCGCCGATGAAATAGACAACCTGGTCGCCTATCTCCGGGAGGGCGCGCCCCTCTCGCCCGACTATGACGAGACCTACCGGGCGGCGGGCGACGCCGGCCGCGGCGGGCTCCTTTTCGAGCGGAACTGCTCGGGCTGCCACGGCGACCACGGGGAGGGCCTGAAGGCGCCCTCGCTCGCCAACACGGTGTTTCAGGAGACGGCGTCGGACGCGTATCTCCAGGCGACGATAAAGCACGGCCGCCACGGCACGGCCATGGCGGGCTTTGGCCAGGACTCTCCCTCATTTTCAGCGCTGACCGACAGGGAAGTCGGGGACCTTGTCATGTTCATCAGGGCCTTAAAACGATAA